From the genome of Impatiens glandulifera chromosome 9, dImpGla2.1, whole genome shotgun sequence, one region includes:
- the LOC124914707 gene encoding guanosine deaminase-like — protein MEDANVVETKDGTISVASAFAGHQEAVQHRDHKFLREAVEEAYKGVDSGDGGPFGAVVVRNDEVIVSCHNMVLHNTDPTAHAEVTAIREACKKLNQIELSDCEIYASCEPCPMCFGAIHLSRIKRLVYGAKAEAAIAIGFDDFIADALRGTGFYQKAQLEIKQADGNEALIAEQVFEKTKAKFAMY, from the exons ATGGAAGATGCTAATG TTGTTGAAACCAAGGATGGAACCATCTCTGTTGCATCTGCTTTTGCTGGTCACCAAGAAG CTGTTCAGCACAGAGACCATAAGTTTCTAAGGGAAGCAGTTGAAGAAGCATATAAAGGGGTAGATAGTGGAGATGGAGGTCCATTTGGTGCTGTTGTTGTTCGGAATGATGAAGTAATTGTTAGCTGTCATAACATGGTTCTACATAACACTGACCCAACAGCACATGCTGAAGTTACAGCAATAAGAGAG GCATGTAAAAAGCTGAATCAGATTGAGCTCTCGGATTGTGAAATATATGCTTCTTGTGAGCCTTGCCCAATGTGCTTTGGTGCCATCCATCTTTCGAGAATTAAG AGACTGGTTTACGGGGCGAAAGCTGAAGCTGCAATAGCAATTGGGTTCGACGATTTCATTGCGGATGCTTTGAGGGGTACTGGGTTTTACCAAAAGGCTCAATTGGAAATCAAACAGGCAGATGGGAATGAGGCTCTGATAGCAGAACAAGTGTTTGAGAAAACTAAAGCCAAGTTCGCAATGtattga
- the LOC124916660 gene encoding RING-H2 finger protein ATL79-like translates to MRALPSENWPAAPAIKVMQDPEATSTCKDSECRRWKPYSNSKDFEREAWLIFAILFGLVFLGIAIHAVVCCIIRRRCSLRRRQQQQEEEESVNDNGGGGGGGGGVMISGVDIVGEVVVFKNSAAVAVVDCAICLSEFSEEERVMVLEGCKHGFHVNCIKQWLSSHSSCPICRAKTFLSSSSSPGGIHLKNIVTN, encoded by the coding sequence ATGCGTGCGTTGCCATCGGAAAATTGGCCGGCGGCGCCGGCGATTAAAGTGATGCAAGACCCAGAAGCAACATCGACATGCAAAGACAGTGAGTGCCGTCGATGGAAACCATACTCGAACTCGAAAGACTTTGAAAGAGAGGCATGGCTCATATTCGCCATCCTCTTCGGCCTCGTTTTCCTAGGAATCGCGATTCACGCCGTCGTTTGTTGTATAATCAGACGTCGGTGTAGTCTCCGGCGCCGGCAGCAGCAGCAGGAGGAGGAGGAGTCCGTTAATGAtaacggcggcggcggcggaggaggaggaggagtgATGATCTCGGGTGTAGATATAGTGGGAGAGGTGGTGGTGTTTAAAAATTCAGCGGCGGTGGCGGTGGTGGATTGTGCGATTTGTTTATCGGAGTTTTCGGAAGAAGAAAGAGTGATGGTTTTGGAAGGATGTAAACATGGATTTCATGTTAATTGCATAAAACAATGGCTGTCTTCTCACTCTTCTTGTCCGATTTGCAGAGCCAAAacatttctttcttcttcttcctccccAGGAGGAATTCatcttaaaaatattgttaCTAATTGA